A segment of the Malaclemys terrapin pileata isolate rMalTer1 chromosome 1, rMalTer1.hap1, whole genome shotgun sequence genome:
aaatatagaaatatGGACTCCATAACTCAGTCTATGGTGATTTCACATCATGTTAATTTACTTATTGATATAGGCAGCTTTTTGTGTAACAATTGCCAATTAATTACTAAGGTGAGATATCAAAATAACTTGTCCATAAAAAGTATGACTTTTGTCCATTGTTAAAATGGTGGAAAATATGAAACTTTAAACATGGCTGagcaggtagattttttttttttaatatcttaatCTTATTACTGTCTGTCTACATGCTCCCAGTTTGAATCTGTGATTGATTAATCAAATAATTATGCCTTCTTGTATTTCACTATCCACCTGAAACACAATTAATGAATTTATTAACCTATCTCTAATATCTGGAGAAATGGACAATCAATATAAAATAGCAATTAACTTTTTGTCAATTGTTTTTGTATGTATCTCAAAATTACCCTCCAGCTCATAAAGAAAACTGTCCACTCAGATCAGAATAATTCTCTGAATAGGTGAACTGATGTACTATTATCCTTTATTTCCCAAACAAGGGCTGAGTCTTGCAAAtattacttgtgtgagtaaggactTACAGAATCAGTTTATATGCCTGAATTTCACTGTATTCTTTTGTGCTGCCTTTGAGTTGTATTACACTTCTTAAGTTGTAAACACTGAGATATTGATTTAAACACTCTGACTGTGAAAAATGACTTTTAATCATTAGCATTTTTTTGGAGTATCTGTTCAGCAGACTCACTTAAATATCAATACATATATATCTTTATCTTGGAAATAACTATTTACATCATGTTATAAGTTGTCAACCAACATCCAGGCATTATAAAATTAATACAAGCCTATGGTAATTTACttaaaaaatagtaaaatacTAAGCTTGGTTCATCACTTCCTTGATATTGCACCTTTCTGAGTAGTATAGACAAATCAGGCACAGTGATGAACATTCAAATGGTAACTGCGACTCcttgaagaaaacatttttttacattttcaataaGCCTGGACCTGCAGTTGGGAcaaattctcattgaaatcaggcAGACTTTCTCATAAGTAAGGACATGGCTGAgtaacagaacaggagacatgtTAATAAACCTTAAACAATGGGAAAGATGGAGATTTCCAGGTATTTTTTAAAGAGTAAAGACCTAAGAGATCATATTTCAAAATAAGAATTAGACCCTCCTCcctttgaagttaataggagttttgcctctgACTTCACTTGGAGAAATATGGCACTATAGTTAATACAATAACACAAAACACCTAGTGACTCTGACATGAAAAAGGATCATTGGAATCGGGGTCCCAGAAATGAAATTATTTGGAGCAGGATTTTTAAATATAgtaattgttcttttaaaaaaagtttaactaAAGAACAACTGTATCCTTTTCTGCTAAAGAGGGGGTGGTGGAGGTGGGTTGGAATGATCCTTTCCAATCAGATTGCAGACTAAGAGGATCCCCTGGAAAATTAACTGGTGCAAGTAATGTTTTCAATAAGTGCATTCAAAAAGTTACTAGCGGTTGTTATTTGTGTTGTGACCAGTCAGGACCAGGCCCCTTGTGAAAGGTATTATGTACACAGGCAAAAAGAGGAGAGCTACTGCCCAAAGATTTTCTCATGGGGAAACCTCTTCCCAGTCTGCACCCCATAATGGTTTCTTACTCCAAAGAATCCATGCAGAGTCCTTCCAGTTGTGGACACTACGTTCTGGGgggaaaatcaatgggaaaaatTCTTCCACGTGAACCAAATGATAGGTAGTATATGGCCTAGGCCAGGGACCAACACGATGTAGCTATGAAAATAATGTGAAATATAATAAAGCAGTGTTTGATCCCAAAGGTAAGAATTGTAGGTGACGGTCTTCTCTCTCAAGAAGACTTGAAAACACTGCTCTGGGGCATCCAACCTTTTTTGCATGTATGGACCCCTAAAAAACTTTGAATGGAGCTGGaccccttttggaaatcttaaacGTAGTGTGCAGTCCCCCAAGGTCCGGACCACAGCCTGAAAACCACGGCCGTAGAGCTGCGCACTTGCGATCCTGTCGAACAAGCCCCCTTCAGGCTCATTGCAAGCGGACTCTGGGTTTCATTATAAAGCTTGTCCAGTGCAGTTGCAAAGCTCTGGGATTGAAATTCCCCAGACGGCGGACAGTCAGCCTGAAAGGAGCGCTAACAGAAGAGGATATTTTCTTCCTGCAAAGGCAGGGATCGGAAAGCTCGCTTTCCGCCTTTGCACATGTGACACAGCTTGGCGGGGGCACAACTGAAAATTGCAGTCACCTCGCTCTCcttggggctgcagggtggggacaATCACATTCAAATAGcttcaaagagtcctgtggcaccttctagactaacagacgtattggagcaggAGCTTTCCTGAGTGAATACCCATTTTGTCGGAtgcatccatgaaagcttatgctccattacgtctgttagtctataaggtgccacaggactctttgctgcttttacagagccagactaacatggctacccctctgatacattcaAATAGCTTGTTGGTTAAGCGGGTTTCCCCCTTGGTCCTGCCCTCCTGCCTTCTAATATTGCTGCATGTCAGAGACGCTTCTCTCTCAGTAACTGACCACTTCCCCGCTTCATCAATCCCATTCCTACGGAacaagcaaaagagagagagttaaaaaGCCAGCGATGGGTTTGGGAGAAGACGGGCTGGTTAGGCTTCGCTGGGAGGAAGTTCTACAATGCTAAAAAGCAGCTGCCCCGTCTATTTATTTCACGCACTTTAGGCTAGATCTTGCAACCCCTACTAATCCTTAGGTGACTGAGGAACGCAGGGTGGCGATTGTCAGTTGGCGATGGTACATTGTGACGGGAGCTGTCAGTCAGAAACTCCCGGGCTCCGAGCTGGCTCACTTAAGTCAAACGCAGCTTGTGATCGCTGTTTACTGTCAAATATTCCCTGGCGTTCCGATAGCACATCGCGAATAGCCTTTTGCAGTTAATTTCACTGAAGGTGGCAAGTTCCTCTTGCAGAAATTCCAGCCTGAAACTGCCTTCCCCCTGCAGAAACCAGCCTCTTTCTGCCCTCCTGCAAGGCTTCTGCTTAGCCCGTTATCACTCATCTAGCTGGCGGGATCAAAAGGCCATTGCTCTGCCTATGAATGGCTTGAGTCAGAAGGGAGAGACGGGTTAAAACGGCAGGTAAATGCCCATTTTAGGGGAAACTAAAGCGGGGACGTGGGGGAGCAAAAACGACCTCTTAAAAGTGAACCTTGTCTTTTTCTAGCTCTTCTACTGCGCGGCCTTTTGTGGTTCcgaagctggtgggggggggagggggtacaaAGCTCTTACATTGCGCATACTAtagccagggatcggcaacctttggcacgcggccgccagggtaagcaccccatgggccgggccgggtccgcgGGTTCAgacgattgcggctcccactggtcgtgGTTCCCCGCTCCAAGCCCATGGGGGGCTGCGGGAAacagcgtgccaaaggttgccgatgcCTTCTATAGCCTAACCCGCACACGGTGATACAGTAATAACAGCGGTTTTCCTCTAAGCAACAGgtttttaaagggctggggcggcagcCAGAGAGCCCTGTTAAAGCAGGATCCTTAGAAAAAGGGAGAATTGCCAGACTGAACAGCGTTCTGTGAACCAGCACGAGACTGGAAACGTCGTTCTATAAACCCTCAGGGAAATCGGGGGGCGAAGATTCAATGGGCGCTCGTCCGTGTCCTAAGCGAATGAAGGGATGTCTTAACTTCCCCCGGAGAACGCGTTAGAAATCGTGTAGACCTCCCTCTTCTTCTCCCTGAAAtccagggggcgggggagttgcCAGTCTCTTCACTCGGCTCCGGCTGTCCCTGTTGCTGGCACAGCCCCTCGGGGATGTAAAAGGCTCGCTGGGTAACAATAAGGGGAGCCTTGCAAGGCCGGACAGCGCTTACAGCTCGCGGAGAGAGGAGCGCGGTGCAGCAGCCAGCAGGAGAAGAAGGGTGCGGAATGCTGCAGCTTTCCTTAACTTACGTTCAATAGGAACAATCTCCGCTCAGCAGCGAGGACCCGTAGGCGGGACCTGGCCTGCAGCTGAAGAGCAAAAGTCCGGGGTGGCCCTGTGTTAGTGGGGGACTTGCAATTCCCCACGGAAGCACTTCGCTGTCTCAGCCTTCTGGCCTTTCAAGGACTATCCCCGGAACCAGCCGACCAACAGAGGGGTCTATTGACAACCCGGTTCACCAGCTAAAACCTACGGCCGCCCATTGTCTGTCGAGATAACAGCTCCCTTTGGAAAATCAAACCCCGCTCTTCTCCCAAGGAAACTCCGCTAACGTCGCTGTCGGGTAAAGCCCCTCTCGTGCCCAGACTCCTACCCTCTCTCCCCTTGCAGGGACGCCAGACGTGTATATGTTACAGGAAAGTCTCACCCGCCGGCCCGGGAGAGAGCGATGCTCGTTCTTCCTCCCACCGCTGTTTGTACGGGAAAGTCTCTAGCCCAGCCACGGTTTCCGCGGCCGCGTGCAGGCGGATGAGCTCCCCGGGGAGGGCTGAGGCCGGGGGAAGCAAGGGGACAGGAGGGCAGAGTTGGTGCTGCCGATCTAGTTCTCcaaggaggtggtggagaaggagggtagcatggggggggggggagcagctgctccagtccccagaggaggaggaatggggggaggTGGGTGGCGCTGCTCCAGTCCCTGGAGTAGCACCGCAGAGGGCTCTCCAGGCAGCTCGGGGAGGGAGAGGATAGGGCACGTAGTGGTGGCCAGTCAGTGCCCAGAGAGGAgtgtgcgtgggggtgggggtgcccgGGATAGCCTTAGCGTAGGAGGGGGGCCGCGGGGCTGACAGCCGCAGCGCTGGCAGAAGGACGGGCTCCGGGTAGGGAATCCCGGGGCAGAAGCTGGGGCCGCGGGCGCTGGGAACACCCCGGGCCGGGCGCTGCGGGCTGTCGGGGCCGCGGGCGCTGGGAATACTTCGGGCCGGGCGGTCGGGGCCGGGCGCTGGAGGGGGCGCGCTCAGCGCGGGGCGGAGGCGGGCGGCCAGCAGGCAGGCCAGCACGATGCCCACGCCCTGCAGCAGCGCCAGCCCCAGCGCGGCCGTGGCGATGTAGAACAGGTTGTCGCTGACGAAGCCGGAGACCTTGGCGAAGCAGCCGTCGCGGTGGATGCCGCGGGCTTCGGGCGGCAGCGGGCTGTGTAGGCAGCCCCGACGCGCCCGGCAGCAGCTGCCCGGCACCGAGCCGTTGCGCCCCGGCTGCGCCAGGGACCAGGGCGAGGCGAGCCAGTCGCGGTAGCTCTCGGCTCCGCAGCAGTCCAGGGCGCGCTGCAGGGAGTCCAGGGCGTCTGCCTTCTGCTCGTCCTCGCCGTAGGCGCGCACCGCCTCCCGCAGCCCGGCCCGGAAGCCCTCGGCGATGTCCCTGCGGTAGAACAAGGCCGAGAGCCCGGCCGCCAGCACCGCCAGCTGGAAGGCCGCGTAGGTGCGCAGCAGGCAGCGGTGCTCGGTGGCGGCGctgaagcagcccaggaagcccCAGACCAGGACGGCGGCGCCCGTGGCCAGCAAGTTGGGGTACTGGTTGGCGGACAGCACCAGGTAGCTGCCCAGCGAGATCTTGGCCCAGATGCCCAGGGTGAGCATGGTCAGCCCCGCAGCCCAGAAGACGAAGCTGAAGGCCATGAGGAAGAGCTTGAGCAGGGCCATGGTCGCCCCCTCGGCGCTGCTGGCCTTGGGTGCTGCTATCGGGTGCTGCGGAGAGCTGGTGCTGCGCGCGGCTGGATGCCACCCTTAGCTAATGCCCCTGCAGGGTTCTGCTGTGTGTCCAACTGGGAAGCTGCCGCTGGGTGGTGACGAGACTGGGGGGTGCCCTtgggttctgcagctgctgggtgCTACTGGGAGCTTGTGCCCCCACTGGGTTTCCAGGCCAGTCCTTGGAGAGGGGACGCGCTGCGGCTCTCTCCCGGCTGCCGCGGATGAGTCCAG
Coding sequences within it:
- the LOC128833928 gene encoding tetraspanin-15-like; translated protein: MALLKLFLMAFSFVFWAAGLTMLTLGIWAKISLGSYLVLSANQYPNLLATGAAVLVWGFLGCFSAATEHRCLLRTYAAFQLAVLAAGLSALFYRRDIAEGFRAGLREAVRAYGEDEQKADALDSLQRALDCCGAESYRDWLASPWSLAQPGRNGSVPGSCCRARRGCLHSPLPPEARGIHRDGCFAKVSGFVSDNLFYIATAALGLALLQGVGIVLACLLAARLRPALSAPPPAPGPDRPARSIPSARGPDSPQRPARGVPSARGPSFCPGIPYPEPVLLPALRLSAPRPPSYAKAIPGTPTPTHTPLWALTGHHYVPYPLPPRAAWRALCGATPGTGAAPPTSPHSSSSGDWSSCSPPPHATLLLHHLLGELDRQHQLCPPVPLLPPASALPGELIRLHAAAETVAGLETFPYKQRWEEERASLSPGPAGETFL